Within the Mastacembelus armatus chromosome 23, fMasArm1.2, whole genome shotgun sequence genome, the region agcagagaaagaggagaaaaacatgaagacaTAAAAGCACACAGGAAAGGAAACAGCTGTGTGTAAGCATGATAAAATTCAACACAACATTTGCTGTTTAGGCCACTTCTTGTTTCATCTGTTAGTAATTTTGCTTTAATTCTGTTAAGACCCTATGACGCCAGTTGACTGAAGTCTTTTCTCTTTATGTGGTTTGTTTCTGCGCTGTGGTTTTGATGCATGGGCTCACTGATTCAGAGTATTGAAACCTGATTGATCTCACAGTTATTTGAAGACACTGAGTCTGTGTCCAATTTCTTGTGATTCTGAATGAAATCTGAACTTCTAGCATCATTAAACGGTCTACAGCTTAGCTTCTAATTAGGACACATGGAATCAGGAAGTGGTGGATTCAAAGAGAAAAcatctttactgttttggttcagtctcaCCTGTATTTTGCCTGTTCAGCACCAAAGCAGGTAAATACAATTAGGCATCATTTTTACGCCATGCTACACTAAGTCACAATTTTCACACAATCCTATAGTAAAGCATCTTTTTCATGGCTTATTATTCTAAGGCACAGTTTTCATGACATACTTTTTGTGAGCATCATGGTGCATTTCACTGCTGAATAACCATATAACTTCCTCCGTAGTCGATGGTGAGTAAACCATAGATTAAAGACAGCAGAAAATTTGACTTATTCCTAATTTGGCAAGAAAAAATCATTATGCTGGATGTGTTAATAAGCAGCTGTTTGCTAATATTATCACCATGCAGCTTTGCAAGGTGGTAATGTGTCAatattgtatttacagtttgttaAACTGCTCCCAAGTGGCCACAAATTTAGGTAATGCAGGTTCATGACCTGACCTGACACCCTAAActaaagtttttctttttaaatcccTGTCTGATATTAGCTTTCCTAACTAATACACTTCCCCTCTTTTCCCTCTCacatcttcttctctgtttcctCCGTGTTTTGCACATCTGCTTGTAATATATGGCACATACACAAAGAGACAGGGAAAGAATCATCAATCAAAGACACCAAACTACAACAATAATCATTCTTGCTGGTGTATACATTGTTGGAAGACATCTGGGCACCAGCTTGTTTAGCTAGTTAAAGTTTAATCCAACAATGACAAAGATAATGGCAGTACAAAGTTTCTATTCTTTATAGTAGGTTCCATCATAAAATTTATTATAttaaacaggtgtgtgtgtgtgtgcgtgtatgtgaaTTATTGCATTTGCATGAATGGGTGTATGGGCAAATAGTGTTAAGTGCTTTACACTGTGGTGTAGAAAAGAACTATAAAAGTCCATTTGCCATACTAGTCTATTTACTGTTAAACCGTTTATATAAGATTGGGACACTCTCAGCTGTGTAATTCATGCTGTCTTCTGCCCTGGTCTAATAAACACATACTGTCTCCTGTTAAAGAATTACGTTCAGCAAACTTATCAGTTCTACTCACAGATTAGACTGGAAGAGTGTTTGATAAAATCACAGACAGCCAAATTGgggctttatttatttatttttccccaaaaatgttttcatggcTTTTAAAGTTTCCATTACCGACAGCCAACAAGTAGCAATTACTGGCTAACACAAacttgtgtttatgtgtgtgtgtgtgtgtgtgtgtgtgtgcgtgtaatGTAGGGTGTCCATGAATCTAAAGGTGTAACAGATGACTACCTGCGTCTGGAGTCTCTCATCCAGAAGGTGGTATCTCCGTACCTCGGGACTCATGGCTTATATTCCAGAGACGAATCTTCCAATCTGCACTGCTCCTCCTGCCTATTAGGTGTGTATGTGCCAAtacatgttgtgtctgtgtataacATGTTCTATGTTCCCTGTCTTTGTGTTCTCTTGTATTTGAGGTTTTCACTGGTGGTCTGtggcagtttaaaaaaaactaatatttcGTTATTTGTTTCTTCTCTGACTCTTTTCAGAAAAGCGTTTGCAGCATTCCTGGCCCTCTAAACCAAGCAACTCCCCTGTCGCCAAGAACCCTGTGGTACGCTCTAAGAGCTACAACGTTCCCATGCTGACCCCTGTGGTGGAGTACGACGTGGACTCATCCACAGGAGGTGGTACAGGAATCAGACGACACTCCGTCTCTGAAATGACTTCCTGCATGGAGGAGAGCAGCTCTGTGGCCGAATCCGCCCCCAATGCAAACAAGAACACCAGCACACCCACCCTCCAGTCCACAGCCTCTGCTGCACTTTCAGGTTGGACTACATgggtagcaaaaaaaaaaaaaaaaaatcttgatctttgaaacagtgtgttttgttgatgtCCTTAATCTCTGAGCTTCAAATCAAACTCTGCATTTTTAGAGTGTCTGAGAAAAGCATTTTCATCTTATTTAATTTcatacaaacatattttttatctttaagcactttaaaaaaatgaattcaagGATTAAACATGAAGTCACAGAGACTTCTGATTATGTTTAACatattgattattaaaatgttgTAATTCTTTTACTGTCCTTTGAACAGACACTGTGACCACTTGTCAAGACCCTAAGCCCAGAGACCCTGACACTCCCACAGATCCGTACCCTCTCCAGCTGCAGCATCCTTCCCCCTCCCTTCTACCAGAGCCCTCTCCAAGCGAAGACATGCATAGCACAGGTTCGATGGTGTCAGACTCCCCCTCGTactccaccgtgctgccccatGACACAAGCTCCGGTCCCAGTCCAGCATCCAGTCCGGGGAATATGATGGACCACATCCCGGAGTCTTTGGACTCAGAGATGGAGCATGACGGCATCTTTCTGGATTTCTCACAACATTGCTCTGTAGAGTcaacacacagcagagacagcagCGGGCAGAGCGTagcatgacacacacaaacacacaaaagtgtGTTTATGTAAGAAGATGCACTTCTAGGATGCAGTGCTGTGCAAACAGTGCTGAGCCAGGACTGACATTCCCCACGCCTTTGGActcactgtgctgttttctaGACACTCTAGTTTCTAGGTTCTTtgaaactaaattatttttatatccTATCTATCTCTAAAAATAAGTCAGACCTCGTGATGGCACTTTGTGAAGTGTATGCCCCTAGATGGAAACATCAGCACTGGCTGTTCAAACTAAACTGTAAACTACAACTAATCAACTAGGTTTTTCTCTGaggtgattttctttttctctgttgaatgaagagaaagaaaaacaaccagCTAGTGGTGCTAACACATTTTGGAGGCAGGTGAACATACTGAAACCATCAAATATTCCTTCAAGCCCAGGGCTGTGATTGGCTTCAGacttttaacatttcaaatgtaatgACAACTTTCCAGTGTGACACTTTTATATTGTTGCTTGAACCTCAACATAATTTAATTgactattaaaatattttgaattttgcACTTTGTCTAAAACCGAATCAAACTCTACATATGTAGTTGTCTCTTCAACTGACATATTAACAAAGCACTACAAGTGAAGACAGGCAAATTGTTTTAATATAGCTCCTGTTTTGCTCTTAGTCCTCTTCTGCATAAGATCAGTGACAGATTTCACATCCCgttgttttctgctgcattAATGTTTGAGCAAATCCATTTTGCCTGGTAACATCAAAATAAATACTGGAGATCAGAGTTACTGTAGATTTAAGTGAATATTAGCTTTAACGGCCACTTTCCTTCTAGTTATTATTGTGCTCTTATGTTTCAAACCTTGAATTTCTTCCTTCCAGATATTGGGGACCTAAATgttttaagtaaaaaagtaaaaatccaTTACAACTGGTTGTGGGCATTAAAATTTGGTTATTTTGATGTTgttcatgtaaaaatatttttaaacattaaacaaagagTTGATTTCCATAGGAACCTGCAGGGTTTTCCCCACTGTTCATTctcagaatgaaaaaaaaaaaagaaaaacaacaaaagagcaAGACTACAATGTTCTTATCAGCTCTTCTTATACAAGTGCATGCAAGGTGCGTCTGACATTACTTTCAGACAGATGCTGTGATGGTAATGTGTAGTAGAAAGGTGGGAAAGGAAAGTTTAAAAGAGCGGAATAGCCCTTTAAAGCCTCCGCAGGAGACACGGGTGTGACGTTGATGAGATGCACCTGTGGAGAGGGGGAGGACAGCGCCAGTTTGGAAGGAAACACCGCAGGAAAAGCGAAGTTTTAAAGATTTTTGTTAGTTTCTATCTATGGCCTACAACATAAGTCATTAGTAACGTGCGTTGACGGCGTCTTGAGGCCGTTTTTCTAGAAACCGACTGGATTTTCTGGACCTCCTGAGCGACCATGTGCTCCTGGATGAGTGCTGTTCCCCGGAGCAGGTAGGCAGaatcagtcttttttttgtttgttttttaatgtctttcttCAGCTTTTCAcgcttctgtttttgttttccgCACATCAATTATTTGCCGAGTGCCCATGGCCACCACGTAGGCCTCTCTACGCAGTCAATGTCTGACTCTCAGTTCCTGTTGCTCATGAGCTGCTCTGTTGTGTCGGCCCCTGCAGACAGGTCTGTGGTTAGTTTAAAACATTACATTCTTACTCTGCATGTGACCATTGCATtgtactgtctgtctgtctgtgtgtgtgtgtgtgtgtgtgtgatacactAGAGTTTTACAGCCTAAATGCTGGCCTCGTTGATATtgagtggacaaaataataggaACACCTGCCACTTTAATCATCATACAGTTACTGCAGCTGTAAGGCCGGTGCGTCTGTCTAAAGTACAGTCTGTTTGAAAACGCGTTTATAATCTAAAGGCTCTATAGCTGTATAATATTACTGACGTACATGACCCAAGACAGAGTATCGTTCCCAAGCATTAATCATCTAATTGTCACGCGACACTATGTCATCCTCAGCCTGACTTTGCTTTAACTTTAGTTTTATCTaagtttcagtcattttgtcatCTGATTGTTGAGACTGAATTTCTTTTAgaccaattttattttttctgcatttttaatatataagcATTTTAAGCAGAGGGTGGACGCTTATTTTCTAACTGTCCCTGCCCCgcccactgctgattacgtGGATACGTGAGTTAAGTACGTGACGTAGGTGCCGTGAAACATACGTGATAAGTCATGTAGGTACCATTAAAACCGGCCCGATCAGTTAGCCTGCCCCCAGACAGCACAGCAACCGGTGGGACGGATCTCCGAAGGCCCGAAGCGGCATACTGCCACGTGGGGGCGCCAAACTCATCACAGCGTATTTGATTAGAAATATGTTGGATGTTCATCACGATGGCCTCTGAGATGGTCTTTTCTTACAGACtcgttttcttttgtttgtaaaTCCTGCTTTAAATTGTTGTAGACAGTAAGAAACAAGAGCATTTGAATTGCAGGTTATGTTTAATGGAGAATACAGTTCACAGTCTAGTTTGAACTAGACTATTAAAACAACTCAACAATGTGCTCTATTCTTACATTGTGACTTTAAAGATCCAGcattgaaaatgaaatcatttgatCAATATGAGCCCTGTAATGATTTTGCCATCGCTCTCTGAAGTAAGCAGATATCTGTTGACTCAAGTTCTAAGAAGTCAAAGTGTAGATGATCACACTGATAAGCAAACAAGCCCTTGTGTTGTGGTTTCAGAGCATCAAAAGCAAATGTCTGTTGCAGGAACAATGCACTATCTCTGCAGTGCATGAAGCTGAACCCAGCTCAGCTTCTGCATACATTCGGCAACACTACAGTGGCTTTTCTATTAGCATAATGGTGTTGGAAATTTATACCGCACAGCAAGAATAAAATTCTTTCTACGTGTGTTTTGGGTACATTGAGGAACAAAGGACAGCTCctaaagtgtttttatgttcCAGCCCACAGGACCTTCAGGTCTGAGGTGTGTGGACATGAAGCTGCTTCGCACTGACTGCAGTCCCCTCGTCCATCTTCACGCTGAAGGTTTGTCATTCAACTCAACCACATTTTTCCACATAGACATACGTTACCTACATGAATCTAGTTTTGATCATTATGAGGTATcccatgtaaaataaatattacatttttttgtttgacattCAAAATGGCAGAGAAATCATTCTGGTCAAATTTTGTTCTCCTGATCAGGATATTTCTGCAAACTGATGATATAactgtgcagattttttttactgGTTGTTTTTAACTTGCTTCTCTGGTCCAGAACATCATATATGCCAGAAATCTTTTGTCCTCAGGGCTGAGAGCTTCCTGTAGCAGTGCACAGACCACAAGAACGCTTGAGATGAATGCGTACCAAAAAAGCTAGTTAACAGTGGTACACactaaacacatatttttaatgattatttCTAACTATTACTTTGGggttacaaaaatatttttcattctggTACCTTTcaattttatccatttaaaaaaaaaaaccaaaactcaGATCTGAGAAATGTTAGGATTTTTAAACTGTATACAGCATAGTGACTCAGCTGTTCTTTGCCATAAAAAGTTAAGCACTTTTTATTGTGTAAACTTAACAAATACAGCTTTTCCAAGTGAAGTCACAGCTCTTATTATAGGTAGCATTTTTCACCAGTGACCATGTGATCAGAGCAAATGTTCAGTGTGTAAACAATATTGTAgaacattttcaattttcagcTGGGACAAGCTGCATACTTATATGCACGTCATAGTTTTATCACTACAGTTCATCTAAATGTAGCAAAATGTTCTGCACTTTGTTACAGACGAATCTACAGGAACTCAGAGAAGATCAGCCAAAGATGTCTCCTTCCTGTGAAGCTATAAGGCGAGACTCCCCGTGATGCAAAGTGAAGAAGGATTCTGGTTTCAGCTCTTTCTGTTCCAGTGCCTCTCTTAGACGGACCGGTGGCTCCAAGTAATACTGGACAAAGAAGAGACCAGAAAAAAGTGAGTATTAGACTCTTTTGGATACTAGCATGTTTGATACTAAAACAGGTTACTTTTAGCACAGCTCAACATGTTAGAGTATTTACAACAGGCTTTTGTCAGCTACTTTTATTGCATCAGTGCAGTTGCAATAAAAGGTCACGCAGCTTAAACAATGACACCTTTGTTATGGACTGTAACCAGAACATGTATCAGAGCATTTTagacactttattcatcccaCATGGgtgaaattcagattgtccagcagctcttatatttactttacacagGAATTTGACTATAtacaatgttaatgttaattttatTAACCCCTGTATAGATTTGATGTGGCTCTTTAAATTCAGTTACCTAGGGATTACCTTGATATACACTCCATTTCCACTTTATTAGGTAATAATGTTGAGACTGTTTGAGAGGTTAATGTTCATGTAGTTTGTGTAGCTGTACTGTATTACATTATACACAGGTGGTTGTTATTATTGATATAAATTGATTGGACGATATAATAGAAGCCCTTGACAGTATGTTGcagtgcaacagcagcacaactTAAGATTCTCTGAAACAAAAACCCCAAATTATCACCTTAGTGAAAGAGGATTTATTAGAAATGTTTCACTGACTCTCAGCTAAGTGTACAGAAAACCTGATGACTGAGTTTACACTTAAATCGTTGTTCATGGCagctggacttctagttttttagGTCCAAACATTTCACCATTAATTCAAGTGCCTTCTTCAGTCTGAGGGAAAGGCTGGTAGGACACtcacatttatctttcaggttggtttcactcagTTATTTAGACTAGGGGTacagtgaaaccaacctgaaagataaatgtgaGTGTCCTACCAGCCTTTccctcagactgaagaagccacttgaaTTAATGGTGAAATGTTTGGACctaaaaaactagaagtccagctGCCATGACTCAGTCTCTAGATAACGTCACCTGGACCACTGAGAATCTTGACATGTTCATCACAATGTTGAACTGTACAGTTTAGTTGAACCTCCaattgctttgcttttttcatgtgt harbors:
- the LOC113141896 gene encoding proline-rich protein 5-like; the encoded protein is MEREGSFRRSLHSKLKLGSSSSSSLTDLSPTKTTPGGGADKGGTVGGLAEDCSKDKGTQQRRAGANATWNSIYNAVISVFQRKDLGENELYTLNEGVRQLLKTELGSFFTEYLQNQLLTKGMVILRDKIRFYEGQKLLDSLADTWDFFFCDVLSMLQAIFYPVQGKEPSVRQLALLHFRNIITLNLKLDEALSRPRARVPPSIIQMLLILQGVHESKGVTDDYLRLESLIQKVVSPYLGTHGLYSRDESSNLHCSSCLLEKRLQHSWPSKPSNSPVAKNPVVRSKSYNVPMLTPVVEYDVDSSTGGGTGIRRHSVSEMTSCMEESSSVAESAPNANKNTSTPTLQSTASAALSDTVTTCQDPKPRDPDTPTDPYPLQLQHPSPSLLPEPSPSEDMHSTGSMVSDSPSYSTVLPHDTSSGPSPASSPGNMMDHIPESLDSEMEHDGIFLDFSQHCSVESTHSRDSSGQSVA